The genomic interval aaaaaatatatataaaaaaaaaatctcaaaacttTCCATGAGTTATTTAGAATACTCATTTGGCTGTGTCAAAACTTTCCAATTCTATTATATCAAAATGTTTCATCTTGATCTTTATAGTATCTAAAATAATTACCCGAGCAAAATGCTTCCCCCTATGGATACTGTCCAACAAGTATTTTGGTTGAGCTATTGTAAGAGCATAAAGGAAATCTTTGATATAGAATTAGAATGCTTCAGTTGTTTCTCATTGAAAACATTCCTGACATTGATCTGTGCCTGCAAAACTCTTAATCAAATAAGagttttctgctggaaaacttCCACTGGAAAAATGTTGGCTAATACAGACGTAAGAACTTGTGAGCGTTGCTCGCACTCCCAGACTGAAGATTGCTCCTATGTGTCAGATAttgttgcatttccttttttgctcATTTAAGTTTTATTGGGAAGGAGTGAAAGACTCGTAGGAGGGCTGGAGATGAGAGATCTGGAGAtcagaacagagagaaatagaaaaagttGTGGCTGGAAGGATTCATGCATCACAGAGGAGCCAAAAAGGTCATAAACCCAAagtgttattttccttttgtacaTACCTTTAGATATGTGGGGAACCAACTGCTCTTAGGAGAATGTTGCCTTTGGTCTCCTAAGAGTAACGAGGAGCAAAGCCGCTGGCTCATGTGTCGTGTCAGGAATGCATCTTGCACAACACCGCTGCCTGGGCACTCTCTGAGCTGGACAGGAAGACCTCTGACTGGAGAACAGGCTGTTTACAAGCTGTAAAGACAAAGTCCCACTTAGTAGCTCATCCAAGTGGAGAAGAGATTTTTCTAGAGAATTTTGGGAGGTCTGGCACAGCTGGAGCCAACTTCCAAAAATCAATGTCAGGAATAGCCTTGGGTCCAGGGAGACAAATATGAAAAGTGCCAACTTCTGCTGCGTCCAGCACTGGGATGGCAGAGCAGGGGAGAGTCTGCGCGTGGGCACTGGTCCCTCACCAGGAGCCCTGTGACCCCCTGAGGCAGAGGCCGTGCTGCTAGCCCCCTACCATCTgctcagcttctcctcctcctcttcgcCCTTCCCACAGCTCACGAGGGCGCGACTTGTGACCTGCTGGGCAAGATCTACCACAACGGAGAGAGCTTCCAGCCCACCTGCAAGCTGCAGTGCATCTGCATGGATGGGGCCATCGGCTGCATCCCGCTCTGCTCCGACGACCTGCGGCTGCCGTCCCCCGAGTGCCCCAACCCGCGGCGGGTGAAGTTCCACAATAAGTGCTGCGAAGAGTGGATCTGCGAGGAGGGCAGTGAGGAAAACCGCTTCGAAACAGCCATGGCGGGTGAGTGGTGGGCAGACATGACAGGGCTGGGAGCTGTTTGCTGGGGGATGGGGGTGGATCCAAACTGCCTTTGGATCGGAGCCCTAAGTCACATCTGATTTGGAACGGAAGGTGACCGTTTACTTGGTGCACCATGGTGTGGGTACCAAGCGTTGAACTCCAGATCCGTTAAGGTGAGACTTTAGCAATGCTGCGGGGAGGCTCGCACACCCTCTGGTattgcagcagagctggctggaactgggCCGTGGTAGGAAATGACACCGTGCTCGCCTGTGTCGTCCTCCTGCTGAGAGGCTGAGGAGCTCACAGGATGGATCAGACCTTTGCTACTGTTCCTGAAGAGTTAGACCAAGCTGGGAGCAGCCATGGAGCTGCCACATTTTGTCCCAAGCCCTGAACCTCGCCTTGTGCCTCTTCCATGTTGCTCAGTTTTCAGGGAGGATCCAGCACACAAGCCGGAGCTGAATAACCTGCAGGAGAACTGCTTGGTGCAGACCACCGAGTGGAGTGCTTGCTCTAAGAGCTGCGGCATGGGCATCTCTGCCCGAGTAACCAACGACAACCCCCAGTGCCGCCTGGAGAAGGAGACCCAGCTCTGCATGGTCCGGCCCTGCGACTTCCCCATGGAGAAAACCAAGGTACTGGGCTTGGGGAGAGGGGACACAACACCGTGAATGCCAGGGACAACCTGGTTAGGTACTTGTCAGGCATGAGCCCATCTCAGAGGGTTTGCTCTCTGCTTCCACTTTTTCTGTGTCCTATTGCCCAGTGACGGAGATAGAGCACAGGCCTCAGTGGACCTTTCGTCTGATTGTCATGTCCTTGTTAACCCATCTGCTCTCTCCCTAGAAGGGGAAGAAGTGTGTGCGGACCCCAAAGCCACGCCAGAGCCTCCACTTTGAGTTTTCGGGCTGCACCAGCACCCGTTCCTACCGGCCCAAGTTCTGCGGCAGTTGCACGGACGGCCGCTGCTGCACCCCGTACGTCACCAGCACCGTGGAAGTGGAGTTCCGCTGCCCCGAGGGGGACTTCTTCCAGCGGAAGATGATGTTCATCAAGGTGTGCTCCTGCCACTACGACTGCCCCCGAGACAATGACATCTTTCTGGCCACCTATCACAGGAGGATGATTGGAGACCACGTCAAGACAGAGAGGCAGTAGCCCTCTCTGTGCCAGATCCACAGGCCAAGGTGTCAAGAGGGCTCTGCAGCGCTTTCGTGGCTGTGTCCCAGGTCAATGCAGCCTCTTCCCCCTCTGTGAGGGGCTGTGCTCTTCGGAACAGCACCGTTTGCCACCAGTGGTCCCAGTGGCCTTCCTAACAAGCCAAGGTGCATGGGGGCACAGCCCCATCTGTTCCAGGCTCCTGACCTTCACCCGTGGTGGTGCAAAGGTCAGTGAAGGAACCAGAAACAGGCTTGAGCCGCAAACTTGATCCATGTTCCCACTGGTGGGAGAGTGGATCAAAGCCGTGTGGCTCCAGCCTGTGTCCAGCTGAGAGCACAGCGGGTATGATTCCCCGTGGCCACTGGCCTGCCAAAACCATGCGGCAAA from Haliaeetus albicilla chromosome 16, bHalAlb1.1, whole genome shotgun sequence carries:
- the LOC104320221 gene encoding CCN family member 2, which codes for MSGNLGTVTWTLFLLLLAPGWVEPQACTYPCQCPSQPLQCPPGTSHVLDACGCCKVCARQLGELCSLQKPCDHHKGLYCDFSKIHRGSGICLAHEGATCDLLGKIYHNGESFQPTCKLQCICMDGAIGCIPLCSDDLRLPSPECPNPRRVKFHNKCCEEWICEEGSEENRFETAMAVFREDPAHKPELNNLQENCLVQTTEWSACSKSCGMGISARVTNDNPQCRLEKETQLCMVRPCDFPMEKTKKGKKCVRTPKPRQSLHFEFSGCTSTRSYRPKFCGSCTDGRCCTPYVTSTVEVEFRCPEGDFFQRKMMFIKVCSCHYDCPRDNDIFLATYHRRMIGDHVKTERQ